CCCCATAGGTGATTATTCTCATGCTGGGAGTTCACAGAATCACTCTAGGGAGTGGTGGGTGGAAGAGTCCTCCCTGAACAGGAAAGTGAGGAGCTGGTGGTGGGGTATCAGACATGGGCTTAGCCTACCTGACCATCCGCTCTTCTTGGATCTGGCACCTGCTGGGACCAGCCTGCACTTCCCCTACTATTTCCCCTGGGAAGTGCCTTAGGAGGAGAGATCTACCCCTCCAGCTACCTGGTTTCTGGCtcacagatgggaagactgaggtCCAGAGCTTGGCACCCACAGGTCCAGCCCTCTGAGAGGGAAACAGACACATAAAGGGTGCTGGCTCTGCTCTCCAGGCACGTCTGCAAGGATGAGAGAAGACTAAGGTGTAACCTGAGCTCAGAGTTCTGGTCGCTGGGGCTGGCCCAGGAAGCAGACAAGTCTGGGAGGGCTCAACAACTTGAGGCAAATTAAACACCAGGATTCAAGTCGCAGCTGAATGagttactagctatgtgaccatGGGTTAATCACGAACCTTCTTGGAACCTCAGtatattcatctgtaaaatgaggacagtaaTCCCTATCTCAGGAAGCTATGAGAGAATTAAATAAGGGAGCACACTCAGCAAGGTGTCTGGCTCTGAGAAGATGCTGTAATTGAGGGCAGTAATTATTCTTATCTCATTCAGCCCTCGCCCAACCCTGTGAGGTAAGTACTGTTATTACCTTcctttttttcagatgagaaaactgaggtcctgTGGCATGAGGTAAATTGCACAAGGGCACAGCTAGGAAGTCAGGGAGGTAAGATTAGAAGCCAGGCAGTTTGGCCTTGGAGATTGCACTTAACCAACAATGCTACATtgtttctctgggcctcagttcccttatCTGTGAAAGGGGGTAATAACAGAACTTTTCTCATGGTGCTGACTTGAGGTTCaagtgagttaatacatgtaaagagcTTGGGATATTGCCTGTTGTTTAGCAGGTGCTCTGTAAATGTGAGCTATCATTTTTATCAAGGAGAAACTTCATCAGTCAGACTGTCCAGAGATGATCTGGAAGGGAGGTAGTGAGGGCCTCATCCAGGGATAGGCAGATCTCCTGGCAACTGTAAGCGCAATTCAAGCCCCGGGGAAGGTGGGGCTTCAAGCCCTTTAACTCACCTTCCAGCCCTAGGATTTAGTGGGAAAAGTGAAAAAACCAAGCTGAGGATGGAACAGAGCTGTGTGGGATGGAGGCCAAAAACCAAAGGGGAGATGCAGGAAGAGCTTCCTTTGAGAAGTGAGGCTCAAAGGAAGGATTGGTGGGATTCGTAACATCCAGGAAGGACCTGGGAACTTGCATGGTGTGATGGAGGCCATGGAAAGTTCTTGAGCAGGGGACAGAGCATCACGTGGTACCTTAGGGAGAAGACTCTGGCTGCCTGTGCACACTAGGTTGTGTGTGTAGGGgctggaaactgaggcagggccACCAGGCAGAAGGGTGCTGATTCTAAAGATGCAGCCCTTGCCACTCATCCCAGGGACTCCTGCATCCTCCCTGGGTCATAAGTTAGAAGCCACCAACCCCTGAggtatacagatgaggaaacaggcctaGAAAGGAGAGCTAGCATCCAGACCTCCTACCTCCCAGCCCATTTTTTGAGCACACCTGGCACCCCTCCCCTCTCTATAGCATtgtccttccccccaccctggcTGCCCCCAGTAGCTGCCACAAGTACTCCTTAAGTGGATCTGCTGTAATCCTCTTCCCTTCATCCCCCAGGGAGGATGAGCTGGTGTTAAGACTAATGCAGCCATTAATCCTGTTTCCTCCCAGCCATGATCCCCAGGAGCAGCTGGGTGGAGCGTGTCTGGGCtctgaatggagaaagaagaggcCTTAGCTAGAGTGTCCCAGGAGACCAGGCCAGAGCAGATACATCGATTATTGAGACAGAGGCTTCTACCTTCTGCTAGCAGTGGCTCAAGCTGCTTTGAGAGTAATTGAGCTTCCCATTACCAGAGCTATGGGAGCAAGAACCAAAGAGTCATTCCAGAGCAGTGGGTGGACCAGGATTCCTATCTGGGGTGGAGTATCTTACAGCTGTGCAAGGCCAGAATTCTGTGCAAACAGTTGCTACTCTGAAAGCTAACCAACCAGAGGGGAAAGACAAAATACATACCCTGGGGACCCATCCCTTCCAGACAGGTGGTGCCAATCACCACATTTAGCCCACTGGCTCTGCCCTCTTCTGGACCTACCTCTGTCATTCCTGAGCACTTGGAGACCTTCAGGCCAGACCCACATCTGGGTAGCCTCTGTGTCTGCAGCCTCGCACACTTCTTGAACTCTGAGCTGAAGAAGGAAGATGGTGAGATGGATGGAGACTGGGCCTTCTGGGAATGCCACAGGGTTTGGAGAAGCCCAGAGGCTGGACAGGCAAGTGCAGGTGGACATTTCAATGATCCCAGCCTCCTCTCTTAGTTCCTCTGAGGTCACCTGGTCCAGCTCCTTTCATCAGTGAACAGACTAAAGAGGAAACTTGAGCGCAGAGAGACAGGAATGTTTGCGAGGAAGGATGTACATCCCAGGTGGGAAATGCAGATAAGACGGAGTTCTTTCTGAGGCCTCAGAGGGCTATGGGAGGAGAGAGGCCTTGGACAATTGTAAAGGGGTGTGGCTTTTAACTTTTCCTCTCTTGTAGAGAAGCCCCGCCCATCAAGGCCATGGAGGTAGAGTCTTCGGAGGACCGGGCCCCAGCCCCCGGCTACAAGCGCTCTGGCCGCCGCTATAAGTGCCTGTCCTGTACCAAGACGTTTCCAAATGCACCCCGGGCAGCACGCCATGCTGCCACACATGGGCCTGCAGACTGCACAGAGGAGGTGGCCGAAGTGAAGCTGAAGCCAGAGACAGACCCCAAAGTGGAGGATGCCAGCGGGGACAAGGTGTCAGGTGCAGCTACGAAGCCTCGGCCCTATGCGTGCCCGCTGTGCCCCAAGGCCTACAAAACGGCACCAGAGCTGCGCAGTCACGGGCGCAGCCACACGGGCGAGAAGCCCTTCCCGTGTCCCGAGTGCGGCCGCCGCTTCATGCAGGCCGTGTGCCTGCGCGTGCACCTGGCCTCGCACGCCGGCGAGCTGCCCTTCCGCTGCGCGCACTGCCCCAAGGCCTACGGTGCGCTCTCCAAGCTCAAGATCCACCAGCGCGGTCACACCGGCGAGAGGCCCTACGCCTGCGCTGACTGTGGCAAGAGCTTCGCCGACCCCTCGGTGTTCCGCAAGCACCGGCGCACGCACGCTGGCCTGCGGCCCTACAGCTGCGAGCGCTGCGGCAAGGCCTACGCGGAGCTCAAGGACCTCCGCAACCACGAGCGGTGAGGGTGCTGGGCTGGGTCGGGGCGGCTGAAGGGGTTGGGAAGAGCGCACCAATAAGGTGGAGGCGTTGAGCCCCAAAGAGCGGAAAGGACCAATGGGAAAATGAGTGAGGCGGAGCTCTGGGGTCTGATCGGCCTGGGTTCCCACGGGAAAGGGGGCGGGGCTTGAAGTGGGGCTGCTCCGAGGGTCTCGGGTGGAGCCCGGCAGCTGCGAGTGAGGGCCCGGGATGTTGAGCGCAGAGATGGATCTAGACCCTAGGCACCCGGCCTGGAGGTTTCTTCCTCGGGCACAGCCCCGTGGCCCTTAGGGGGTTGGGCCAAGGCACCAGCGATGTCGCGGGGCCCGAGCTTACAGTGTGGACAGGCGGCGGGCTCGGGCTGCCGCCTTCACGCCGGGCTCCTTCCCCCCCGCAGGTCCCACACCGGCGAGCGCCCCTTCCTCTGCTCAGAGTGCGGAAAGAGCTTCTCGCGCTCGTCCTCGCTCACGTGCCACCAGCGCATCCACGCGGCGCAAAAGCCCTACCGCTGCCCGGCCTGCGGCAAGGGCTTCACGCAGCTCAGCTCCTACCAGAGCCACGAGCGCACGCACTCTGGTGAGAAGCCCTTCCTGTGCCCGCGCTGCGGCCGCATGTTCTCCGACCCCTCGAGCTTCCGGCGCCATCAGCGGGCGCACGAGGGCGTGAAGCCCTACCGCTGCGAGAAGTGCGGCAAGGACTTCCGGCAGCCAGCCGACCTGGCCATGCATCGGCGGGTGCACACGGGCGACCGGCCGTTCAAGTGCCTGCAGTGCGACAAGACGTTCGTGGCATCCTGGGACCTCAAGCGGCATGCGCTGGTGCACTCGGGCCAGCGGCCCTTCCGCTGCGAGGAGTGCGGGCGAGCCTTCGCCGAGCGAGCCAGCCTCACCAAGCACAGCCGCGTGCACTCTGGCGAGCGCCCCTTCCACTGCAACGCCTGCGGAAAGTCCTTCGTGGTCTCTTCAAGCCTGAGGAAGCACGAGCGGACCCATCGAAGTAGCGAGGCCGCGGGGGCTCCCCCGCCGCAGGAGCTGGTAGTGGGGCTGGCGCTGCCGGTCAGCGTGGCAGGCGAGGCCTCAGCGGCCCCGGCAGCAGGGGCGGGGCTCGGGGACCctccagcagggctgctggggctgCCCCCGGAATCGGGTGGTGTGATGGCCACCCAGTGGCAGGTGGTGGGCATGACGGTGGAGCACGTGGAGTGCCAAGATGCTGGGGTTGGGGAGGCTCCTGGTCCCTTGGGGGGAGCAGGCGAGGtcgggggtgaggaggtggatgAGAAACCACCACAGTTTGTGTGCCGGGAGTGCAAGGAGATGTTCTCCACGCTGACGTTGCTGCGACGGCATGAGCGCTCACACCCCGAGCTCCGGCCCTTCCCCTGCACCCAGTGCGGCAAGAGCTTCTCAGACCGGGCTGGGCTGCGCAAGCACAGCCGCACCCACAGCTCTGTGCGCCCCTACACCTGCCCCCACTGCCCCAAGGCTTTCTTGAGTGCCAGTGACCTGCGCAAGCACGAACGCACCCACCCCGTGCCCATCGGGACCCCCACGCCCCTCGAGCCCCTTGTGGCTTTGCTAGGAATGCCTGAAGAGGGGCCAGCCTGAGGCCCAGGCCCCCTCCGTCACACTCCTGGGAGCTCCGCCCCTACAGCGTGCTTCCTGAACCTCCCTTTGCCCCAGCTCACTCTTAGACTCCAGATCCATCCCCGCGCCCCAGGGAGCTAGCTCACCTTCCTGACAGAGAGCTGGGGACAGTGGAGGCTGGCAGCAGCGGGTGACACACGTGCCTCCCTCTGTGCACCACTCATTAAAGCGTTCACTCTGACACTGGGTTGTCTTCTGTGTTCTGCTCG
The genomic region above belongs to Hippopotamus amphibius kiboko isolate mHipAmp2 chromosome 9, mHipAmp2.hap2, whole genome shotgun sequence and contains:
- the ZNF668 gene encoding zinc finger protein 668 isoform X1 is translated as MRKLRSCGMREAPPIKAMEVESSEDRAPAPGYKRSGRRYKCLSCTKTFPNAPRAARHAATHGPADCTEEVAEVKLKPETDPKVEDASGDKVSGAATKPRPYACPLCPKAYKTAPELRSHGRSHTGEKPFPCPECGRRFMQAVCLRVHLASHAGELPFRCAHCPKAYGALSKLKIHQRGHTGERPYACADCGKSFADPSVFRKHRRTHAGLRPYSCERCGKAYAELKDLRNHERSHTGERPFLCSECGKSFSRSSSLTCHQRIHAAQKPYRCPACGKGFTQLSSYQSHERTHSGEKPFLCPRCGRMFSDPSSFRRHQRAHEGVKPYRCEKCGKDFRQPADLAMHRRVHTGDRPFKCLQCDKTFVASWDLKRHALVHSGQRPFRCEECGRAFAERASLTKHSRVHSGERPFHCNACGKSFVVSSSLRKHERTHRSSEAAGAPPPQELVVGLALPVSVAGEASAAPAAGAGLGDPPAGLLGLPPESGGVMATQWQVVGMTVEHVECQDAGVGEAPGPLGGAGEVGGEEVDEKPPQFVCRECKEMFSTLTLLRRHERSHPELRPFPCTQCGKSFSDRAGLRKHSRTHSSVRPYTCPHCPKAFLSASDLRKHERTHPVPIGTPTPLEPLVALLGMPEEGPA
- the ZNF668 gene encoding zinc finger protein 668 isoform X2, whose translation is MEVESSEDRAPAPGYKRSGRRYKCLSCTKTFPNAPRAARHAATHGPADCTEEVAEVKLKPETDPKVEDASGDKVSGAATKPRPYACPLCPKAYKTAPELRSHGRSHTGEKPFPCPECGRRFMQAVCLRVHLASHAGELPFRCAHCPKAYGALSKLKIHQRGHTGERPYACADCGKSFADPSVFRKHRRTHAGLRPYSCERCGKAYAELKDLRNHERSHTGERPFLCSECGKSFSRSSSLTCHQRIHAAQKPYRCPACGKGFTQLSSYQSHERTHSGEKPFLCPRCGRMFSDPSSFRRHQRAHEGVKPYRCEKCGKDFRQPADLAMHRRVHTGDRPFKCLQCDKTFVASWDLKRHALVHSGQRPFRCEECGRAFAERASLTKHSRVHSGERPFHCNACGKSFVVSSSLRKHERTHRSSEAAGAPPPQELVVGLALPVSVAGEASAAPAAGAGLGDPPAGLLGLPPESGGVMATQWQVVGMTVEHVECQDAGVGEAPGPLGGAGEVGGEEVDEKPPQFVCRECKEMFSTLTLLRRHERSHPELRPFPCTQCGKSFSDRAGLRKHSRTHSSVRPYTCPHCPKAFLSASDLRKHERTHPVPIGTPTPLEPLVALLGMPEEGPA